The following are encoded together in the Deltaproteobacteria bacterium genome:
- a CDS encoding cation:proton antiporter codes for MPARPSRRSLVLPGLLAGALLVLVLVLAGASAWASGPPGSSSGTSHEDPVAPVLLALTVVLVAAKLGGDLATRVRQPSVLGELVVGVLLGNLSLAGLGQLDYLKHDQAVDLLSRLGVIILLFEVGLESTVSQMLKVGGSALLVAVLGVITPFGLGWVASGWLLPASSVYVHAFIGAALTATSVGITARVLKDLDRGQTKEARIILGAAVIDDVLGLLVLAVVTAIIAAADHGDAVRLGQIAWVVGKAGAFLVGSLFLGVLLSPRLFWVASKLQARGVLLALGLSFCFLLSWLAGAIGLAPIVGAFAAGLILEETHYRDFVTRGEHGLEELVQPIASFLVPVFFVLMGMRTDLRAFVQPGVASLAAAITAVAILGKQACALGALGRGVDRLSVGVGMIPRGEVGLIFANIGAALTVKGERVVSPGVYSAVVVMVIVTTMITPPALKWSLNRRSRSTGNPGPS; via the coding sequence ATGCCCGCGCGACCGTCGCGACGCTCGCTCGTTCTCCCCGGCCTCCTGGCCGGCGCCCTGCTCGTGCTCGTTCTTGTTCTCGCGGGCGCCAGCGCTTGGGCCAGCGGCCCGCCCGGGTCCTCGTCGGGCACGAGCCACGAAGACCCCGTCGCCCCGGTCCTCCTCGCGCTCACGGTGGTCCTCGTCGCGGCGAAGCTCGGAGGCGACCTGGCCACGCGCGTCCGGCAGCCCTCGGTGCTCGGGGAGCTCGTGGTCGGGGTGCTGCTCGGCAACCTCTCGCTCGCGGGCCTCGGCCAGCTCGACTACCTGAAGCACGACCAGGCGGTGGACCTGCTCTCGCGGCTGGGCGTGATCATCCTGCTCTTCGAGGTGGGGCTCGAATCGACGGTGAGCCAGATGCTGAAGGTCGGCGGCTCCGCCCTCCTCGTAGCGGTGCTCGGCGTGATCACCCCCTTCGGGCTGGGTTGGGTCGCCTCGGGCTGGCTCCTCCCCGCCTCGAGCGTCTACGTGCACGCCTTCATCGGGGCCGCGCTGACGGCCACCAGCGTGGGGATCACGGCGCGGGTGCTGAAGGACCTCGACCGCGGACAGACCAAGGAAGCGCGGATCATCCTCGGGGCGGCGGTGATCGACGACGTGCTCGGGCTGCTCGTGCTGGCCGTCGTCACGGCGATCATCGCGGCCGCGGACCACGGCGACGCGGTGCGCCTGGGCCAGATCGCCTGGGTGGTGGGCAAGGCGGGGGCCTTCCTCGTCGGTTCGCTCTTCCTCGGCGTGCTCCTCTCCCCGCGACTCTTCTGGGTGGCGTCCAAGCTGCAGGCGCGCGGCGTCCTGCTCGCGCTCGGGCTCTCGTTCTGCTTTCTCCTCTCCTGGCTCGCGGGCGCCATCGGCCTGGCCCCCATCGTCGGAGCCTTCGCCGCGGGGCTGATCCTCGAGGAGACCCACTATCGCGACTTCGTGACCCGCGGCGAGCACGGCCTCGAGGAGCTCGTGCAGCCCATCGCCTCCTTCCTCGTGCCCGTCTTCTTCGTCCTGATGGGCATGCGGACGGATCTGCGCGCCTTCGTGCAGCCGGGGGTCGCGAGCCTCGCCGCGGCCATCACCGCGGTGGCGATCCTCGGCAAGCAGGCCTGCGCCCTGGGCGCGCTCGGCCGCGGGGTGGACCGCCTCTCCGTCGGGGTGGGCATGATCCCGCGAGGGGAAGTGGGACTCATCTTCGCGAACATCGGCGCGGCGCTGACGGTCAAGGGCGAGCGCGTCGTCTCGCCGGGCGTCTACTCGGCGGTGGTGGTGATGGTCATCGTCACCACGATGATCACGCCCCCCGCGCTGAAGTGGAGCCTGAACCGGCGGTCGCGCTCCACGGGCAACCCCGGGCCTTCTTGA